A section of the Deinococcus hopiensis KR-140 genome encodes:
- a CDS encoding GntR family transcriptional regulator, protein MLQPIATARVVDHVRERLRAAILAGDLAPGTRLSVPELARHLQVSRSPVREAVLLLVGEGLAVEHSRRGVEVARLGLADLLELYDLRAALDSLAAGLAASRMSGTDLAALRGVLDAQGAAATLDPRGFRELDARFHQIIVQTCGNARLTRHAELLAREMRLAGPLLLNTVPHLRLSHEEHRTIEAALRQRDAPAAEQAMRAHLTRVAQAVRTHHAQGHHT, encoded by the coding sequence TTGCTTCAACCCATCGCCACGGCACGCGTCGTGGACCATGTGCGTGAGCGTCTCCGCGCGGCCATTCTGGCTGGAGACCTCGCTCCAGGTACCCGCTTGAGCGTGCCCGAACTCGCGCGCCACCTCCAGGTCAGCCGCTCGCCGGTGCGCGAGGCCGTGCTGCTGCTGGTCGGAGAAGGGCTCGCGGTCGAGCATTCCCGCCGAGGTGTGGAAGTGGCGCGGCTGGGCCTCGCGGACCTGCTCGAACTGTACGACCTGCGTGCAGCCCTGGACAGCCTGGCGGCGGGACTGGCCGCCAGCCGAATGTCAGGCACCGACCTCGCGGCCCTACGGGGCGTCCTCGACGCCCAGGGGGCCGCTGCAACGCTAGATCCACGGGGATTTCGGGAGCTTGACGCGCGCTTTCACCAGATCATCGTGCAGACCTGCGGCAACGCGCGGCTGACCCGTCATGCGGAGCTGCTGGCGCGGGAGATGCGGCTCGCGGGACCACTGCTTCTGAATACCGTCCCGCACCTGCGCCTGAGCCACGAGGAACACCGCACCATCGAGGCGGCCCTGCGGCAACGGGACGCCCCTGCCGCCGAACAGGCCATGCGCGCCCACCTGACCCGCGTGGCCCAGGCCGTCCGTACCCACCACGCCCAGGGCCACCACACCTGA
- a CDS encoding LysR family transcriptional regulator encodes MSNIYFIHVQIHQLEALIAIVEVGSFTLAAERLGVSQSALSHAVAALERELGVVVLERGRQGSRPTEVGEKLLPHAREVLARLERIRAEARGAAHLVTGRVRIGSIPSATVDFLPRLLAAFGRQFPNVELVLLEEPSQGTGRLLEWLGSHTIDLALLELPVTEFETVPLLHDELCAVVPATSYLAGRVEVRVRELVGETFVLSRYSSEHLIEAAYRHEGLTPNVRFEVQDLGTLVSLIREGLGISLVPRLALPRAPEGVALLSVSPRPVRQLGFVVRSLAEASPAVQALIKEAKSLTSGDLKHLS; translated from the coding sequence ATGTCCAACATCTATTTTATTCATGTGCAGATCCACCAACTTGAAGCCCTGATCGCCATCGTAGAAGTCGGCTCATTTACACTCGCTGCCGAACGCTTGGGAGTGTCCCAATCGGCCCTAAGTCACGCAGTCGCCGCCCTGGAACGGGAACTTGGTGTGGTGGTGCTGGAGCGTGGTCGGCAAGGCTCACGGCCGACGGAGGTGGGAGAAAAGCTCCTCCCTCACGCCCGTGAGGTACTCGCCCGACTCGAGCGCATCCGGGCAGAGGCGAGGGGCGCCGCTCACCTGGTGACAGGGCGGGTACGGATCGGTTCGATTCCCAGCGCGACGGTGGATTTCCTGCCCCGGCTGCTGGCGGCCTTCGGACGGCAGTTTCCCAATGTTGAACTGGTCTTGCTCGAGGAGCCCAGTCAGGGAACAGGACGCCTCCTGGAGTGGCTTGGCTCACACACCATTGACTTGGCCCTACTGGAATTGCCGGTCACCGAATTCGAGACGGTGCCGCTGCTGCACGACGAGCTGTGCGCGGTGGTCCCCGCCACTTCGTACCTGGCCGGCCGTGTGGAGGTCCGGGTGCGGGAGCTTGTAGGGGAAACGTTCGTGTTGTCGAGGTACAGCAGTGAGCATTTGATTGAGGCCGCTTACCGGCATGAGGGTCTCACCCCGAATGTGCGCTTCGAAGTGCAGGACCTGGGAACGTTGGTGAGTCTGATCAGGGAAGGGTTGGGCATTTCCCTGGTCCCGAGGTTGGCGCTGCCCAGGGCACCAGAGGGGGTGGCGCTGCTCTCCGTATCACCGAGGCCGGTGCGTCAGCTGGGCTTCGTGGTGCGCTCCCTGGCAGAAGCCTCTCCCGCCGTACAAGCCCTGATCAAAGAGGCCAAATCGTTGACCAGCGGAGATCTGAAACATTTGTCATAA
- a CDS encoding cyclase family protein: MITADRRVQFDFEVDFSNGGGLQGQDFRLDLAQGEISDQDLADYIVRDLRLLMVRKVRILNKRLISEQHKRSAKPATTPTRGSGKEPRFVDLSHTIVEGMVTYQGFPAPLVCDFLNREASRQQYAEGTTFQIGKIEMVGNTGTYLDSPFHRYADGKDLSELDLACLADLDALVVRVTGTDGRAVDREAFVSSDVRGKAVLVHTGWAQHWGSERYFEGHPFLTEAAAIYLKEQGAILVGIDSLNIDDTSGGTRPVHSTLLGAEILIVEHLRGLEQLPTSGFTFSAVPVKVKGMGTFPVRAFATLRG, encoded by the coding sequence GTGATCACCGCAGATAGACGGGTGCAGTTTGATTTCGAAGTGGATTTCTCAAATGGCGGCGGTCTACAGGGCCAGGACTTCCGCCTTGACCTCGCGCAAGGAGAAATCAGCGATCAGGATCTCGCCGATTACATCGTGAGGGACCTGCGCCTGCTGATGGTCCGCAAGGTACGGATCCTCAACAAACGCCTCATCTCAGAGCAGCACAAGCGGAGCGCAAAGCCAGCGACGACCCCCACACGGGGATCCGGAAAAGAACCGCGCTTCGTGGATCTCAGCCACACCATTGTTGAGGGCATGGTGACCTACCAGGGCTTCCCTGCCCCGCTTGTCTGCGACTTCCTCAACCGTGAGGCCTCGCGACAGCAGTACGCCGAGGGCACAACCTTCCAAATCGGGAAAATTGAAATGGTCGGCAATACCGGCACGTACCTTGATAGTCCCTTTCACCGGTACGCTGATGGGAAAGACCTCTCTGAACTCGACCTTGCCTGCCTGGCTGACCTCGATGCTCTGGTGGTTCGCGTGACCGGAACGGATGGTCGGGCGGTAGACCGGGAAGCGTTCGTGTCGTCAGACGTCCGTGGCAAAGCGGTGCTCGTCCACACGGGTTGGGCGCAGCACTGGGGGAGTGAGCGCTACTTTGAAGGGCACCCTTTCCTCACCGAAGCGGCCGCCATTTACCTCAAGGAGCAGGGGGCGATTCTCGTTGGCATTGACTCTCTCAACATTGACGACACGAGCGGCGGAACAAGACCGGTACACTCCACGCTTCTGGGAGCGGAGATTCTGATCGTTGAGCACCTGCGCGGGCTGGAGCAACTGCCCACGTCAGGGTTTACCTTCAGCGCCGTGCCCGTGAAGGTCAAGGGGATGGGCACATTTCCCGTGCGCGCCTTCGCCACCCTCCGCGGGTGA
- a CDS encoding DMT family transporter, with translation MKAKHLGVICALGAALTFSTLSIFGKLAPEFGLSTTTLLFWRFVLASGVLWSFSYRVGLTQPLQLRTVALGLLYAAQTTLYFTALAHLSAGTTALILYLSPALVLGLTWVSGRRPAAAHLVAAACALLGVVVLAGQADTTDQSVLGWILALSSSFCYALYLFLGERLLNGAAAVPVTAHTTLGTALGLGLLGWHTQQLHLPSTVQQWSLTGVVALFPTVLALPATLFASQRLGADRTALLLVLEPVFVLVLAAALLHEPVGPAQWSGGGLILLGAVLVARAPMMRTTAPAENEGHA, from the coding sequence GTGAAAGCAAAGCACCTGGGCGTTATCTGCGCCCTGGGAGCGGCCCTCACGTTTTCTACACTGTCAATCTTCGGAAAGCTTGCGCCGGAATTCGGGCTGAGCACAACCACACTGCTGTTCTGGCGCTTTGTACTGGCCAGCGGCGTGTTATGGAGCTTTTCGTATCGGGTGGGCTTGACCCAGCCGCTCCAACTCCGCACAGTTGCCCTGGGCCTGCTCTACGCAGCGCAGACCACGCTGTACTTCACGGCCCTTGCGCACCTCTCCGCGGGCACGACCGCACTCATCCTGTACCTGAGCCCAGCTCTGGTACTGGGCCTAACGTGGGTGAGCGGCAGACGCCCGGCGGCGGCCCACCTCGTTGCTGCAGCCTGCGCTTTGCTGGGCGTCGTGGTGCTGGCAGGGCAAGCGGACACGACCGATCAAAGCGTGTTGGGCTGGATCCTGGCCCTCAGCTCCTCCTTTTGCTACGCGCTTTACCTGTTTCTGGGAGAGCGGCTCCTGAACGGCGCAGCCGCTGTACCCGTCACGGCCCACACAACGCTCGGAACAGCGCTGGGCCTCGGATTGCTGGGGTGGCACACCCAGCAGTTACATCTTCCCTCGACGGTACAGCAGTGGAGCTTGACTGGTGTCGTTGCGCTGTTCCCAACGGTACTGGCCCTTCCCGCAACGCTCTTCGCCTCCCAGCGATTGGGGGCAGACCGCACAGCGCTGCTGCTCGTCCTGGAACCAGTCTTCGTCCTGGTCCTCGCCGCTGCACTGCTGCATGAGCCTGTCGGTCCAGCGCAGTGGTCCGGAGGAGGGTTGATCTTGCTCGGTGCTGTACTGGTGGCCCGAGCACCCATGATGCGAACAACTGCACCTGCGGAAAACGAGGGTCATGCCTGA
- a CDS encoding class I SAM-dependent methyltransferase has product MTLAHRDALLSELCGQRWPYRPLLDALDLPINSDILDIGAGAGQLLMCLHERGHQGVRVGLDPVPGPGVLCGQAETLAFPDASFEVVLFVRSLFHVTDSTQALREALRVLQPGGKLVVAVQGGSHLMMFWSLFGPPPEGNDPMTQRVLQEAGLQPARQDIYLAVNLSPKAICDIARTYALPEPTFAPGILPDRLHLATFVFVK; this is encoded by the coding sequence ATGACCTTGGCCCATCGTGATGCTCTGCTCTCCGAGCTCTGTGGCCAACGCTGGCCCTACCGGCCGTTGCTGGACGCTCTCGATCTGCCAATCAACAGCGACATCCTGGATATCGGAGCCGGCGCGGGCCAGCTCCTCATGTGCTTACACGAGCGTGGCCATCAGGGTGTACGGGTGGGGCTCGATCCTGTGCCAGGCCCTGGAGTGCTCTGCGGTCAAGCCGAGACACTTGCTTTTCCGGATGCGTCCTTTGAGGTGGTTCTGTTCGTCCGCAGCCTATTTCACGTCACTGATTCAACGCAAGCACTCCGTGAAGCGCTGCGGGTTCTCCAACCTGGTGGCAAGTTGGTGGTCGCAGTACAGGGCGGATCGCACCTGATGATGTTCTGGTCCCTCTTTGGCCCTCCCCCGGAAGGGAATGACCCGATGACCCAGAGGGTTTTGCAAGAAGCTGGTTTGCAGCCAGCACGTCAAGACATCTATCTGGCTGTGAACTTGTCTCCTAAAGCCATTTGCGACATTGCCCGGACATATGCGCTACCGGAGCCCACCTTCGCGCCTGGAATTTTACCCGACCGCCTCCATCTGGCCACGTTCGTCTTTGTAAAGTGA
- a CDS encoding TetR/AcrR family transcriptional regulator — MTPVNSPLSTAEARRETVLRSAVVVFARSGYLGTPITAVAEHAGISPAYVFKLFPSKEALFVATLDRCFHLVEAALIRGAQASTDQTPEGVVWAMGGAYAELISDRSLIMLQVHAQSAADVPEIGTALRKGLQRITTFVKSRSGASDEAVQRFMAYGQLCHLIVTAALDAEDAPWAQLLTSGFRHPPDVGSERP; from the coding sequence ATGACGCCTGTCAACAGCCCTCTTTCCACGGCCGAAGCGCGCCGTGAAACAGTCCTGAGAAGTGCTGTGGTCGTCTTCGCCCGCTCCGGTTACCTGGGCACACCCATCACCGCCGTGGCCGAGCATGCCGGGATTTCCCCCGCCTACGTCTTCAAGCTCTTCCCCAGCAAAGAGGCCCTGTTCGTCGCCACGCTTGACCGTTGTTTTCACCTTGTGGAGGCGGCGCTGATTCGCGGCGCCCAGGCCAGTACCGATCAGACACCGGAGGGCGTCGTGTGGGCCATGGGAGGCGCCTACGCCGAGCTGATCTCCGACCGTTCCCTCATCATGCTGCAAGTCCACGCCCAATCCGCGGCGGACGTTCCAGAGATCGGTACAGCCCTGCGAAAGGGGCTGCAACGGATCACGACTTTCGTCAAAAGTCGCTCTGGCGCCTCCGATGAGGCGGTTCAACGGTTCATGGCGTACGGCCAGTTGTGTCACCTCATTGTTACGGCTGCCCTCGATGCCGAGGACGCCCCCTGGGCACAGCTCCTCACCTCCGGCTTCCGCCATCCCCCAGACGTCGGCTCTGAGCGCCCCTAG
- a CDS encoding medium chain dehydrogenase/reductase family protein: MINASTLTTEIVMPGLVQPSGLQLRERALPIPVAGQALVQIDASGVSFAEQSMRRGLYPGQPKFPFVPGYDFVGTVRAVGPGIDGHLIGTRVAAVTKTGGWATHTLVPATDLVPVPPALDPALVEAVLVNGVTAWQMLYRQAHVKAGQTILVHGANGGVGTVLSQLALHAGVRVIGTAAPRHHGALQAMGVEPVDYSARDLAARVRNLAPGGVDAAFDHLGLESTHVSFSLLARGGSLIAYGNAAALNGTDSMVSVFVKLMAQLTLWNALPNTHHVAFYNFWAGHSVGRAAFRRRFHQDLLAVLDLLEQGAITPRIAARFPLSEAAAALELAESRTVQGKVVIVP; this comes from the coding sequence ATGATCAACGCCAGCACTCTGACCACCGAAATTGTGATGCCCGGCCTCGTCCAACCCTCCGGTTTACAACTTCGGGAACGCGCCCTTCCCATCCCCGTCGCAGGTCAGGCTTTGGTCCAGATTGACGCCAGCGGCGTGTCCTTCGCCGAGCAATCCATGCGGCGTGGCCTTTACCCTGGACAGCCGAAATTCCCCTTCGTCCCCGGCTACGACTTTGTGGGCACGGTGCGCGCTGTGGGCCCAGGCATTGACGGGCACCTTATTGGGACGCGGGTCGCTGCCGTGACCAAGACTGGCGGGTGGGCCACCCACACCCTCGTCCCCGCGACCGACCTGGTGCCCGTCCCACCCGCCCTCGATCCGGCCCTGGTCGAAGCGGTGCTCGTCAATGGCGTGACGGCGTGGCAGATGCTGTACCGCCAGGCGCACGTCAAGGCAGGTCAGACCATCCTGGTTCACGGTGCCAATGGCGGCGTCGGCACGGTCCTGAGTCAGCTCGCCCTCCACGCCGGGGTCCGGGTCATTGGCACCGCCGCGCCAAGGCACCACGGTGCCCTGCAGGCGATGGGGGTCGAACCTGTGGATTACAGTGCTCGGGACCTGGCGGCGCGTGTCCGGAATCTGGCCCCCGGGGGCGTCGACGCGGCCTTCGACCACCTCGGCCTGGAGAGTACGCACGTCTCCTTCAGTTTACTGGCCCGTGGTGGGAGCCTCATCGCGTACGGCAACGCGGCGGCCCTCAACGGCACAGACTCAATGGTCAGCGTCTTTGTGAAACTGATGGCCCAGCTCACGCTCTGGAACGCGCTCCCCAACACGCACCACGTCGCGTTCTACAACTTCTGGGCCGGTCATTCCGTGGGCCGGGCGGCCTTCCGTCGCCGGTTTCACCAGGACCTGTTGGCGGTGCTGGACCTGCTGGAGCAGGGCGCCATTACCCCACGCATTGCCGCCCGGTTTCCGCTGAGCGAGGCGGCCGCGGCGCTGGAACTCGCAGAATCCCGCACGGTGCAGGGCAAGGTGGTGATCGTCCCCTGA
- a CDS encoding class I SAM-dependent methyltransferase, whose translation MTWQFDEAKAAGPEHLAAEHVTAYDRKARFDPTSELQLLQALGLSSTSEVLDLGAGTGEFALAAAKMCRRVVAVDISQTMLKVLHRKALQALATNLEVVNSGLLQFVPDGDFDFVYCRNTLHHLPDFWKVQALGRMHAALRPGGVLRLRDLAFSFEPQESGVRIEAWLTQAEQQPGGFPRAELEAHVRGEFSTFTWLLEPMLVRTGFALESVVYSPSGIFAAYVCRRL comes from the coding sequence ATGACCTGGCAATTTGATGAAGCAAAGGCAGCAGGACCCGAACACCTCGCTGCAGAGCACGTGACAGCCTATGACCGGAAAGCGCGGTTCGACCCCACCTCTGAGCTACAGCTCCTCCAGGCCTTGGGCTTGAGCTCGACCTCTGAGGTGCTGGATCTGGGCGCGGGGACCGGAGAATTCGCGCTTGCAGCGGCGAAGATGTGCCGCCGCGTGGTGGCTGTAGATATTTCACAAACCATGCTCAAGGTGCTCCACCGCAAGGCGTTGCAAGCCCTTGCCACCAATCTGGAAGTCGTAAACAGCGGACTCCTTCAATTCGTTCCAGACGGTGACTTTGATTTCGTCTACTGCCGGAACACCTTGCATCACCTCCCGGATTTCTGGAAGGTTCAGGCCTTAGGGCGGATGCACGCCGCATTGCGTCCTGGTGGCGTCCTTCGCCTCCGTGATCTGGCGTTCTCTTTTGAACCTCAGGAAAGCGGCGTCCGGATTGAGGCCTGGTTGACCCAGGCTGAGCAGCAACCGGGAGGTTTCCCACGGGCAGAACTCGAAGCCCACGTGCGCGGAGAATTCAGTACCTTTACCTGGCTTCTTGAACCCATGCTGGTGCGTACTGGTTTTGCTCTTGAATCGGTGGTGTACAGTCCATCGGGAATTTTCGCGGCTTACGTCTGCCGTCGCCTCTGA
- a CDS encoding potassium channel family protein, whose product MSVLTLLAGVLLLLLLLRDVYVTVFVARGPAGPITGRLYVYAWQLWHRLFGHSTPEARRRLSHLGPLLVPLTILIWAFVLWLGFALIFLPYARQFQLDGAAPFPGWFNALYISGYSITTLGIGDVTPTGMALRLVMVLAGATGFILITVAVTYLLSVSGALGRMTSLSFEIYRFVGRDEGYGPVNVLIVAARTQSHDELTNWLGSTASALSQVVQSEDEFPLLHYFHMPNERAMPLALADLLEIVTLCRTLLDPEVYPVVTQGLVSAGTQRIVMRYFHALRPKYERIQVEAGRVEQDRQRRFEASWAALEAGGVRLRTKGEAWQRYWELRQEWDTQSASLCLQFGYPCLEDWPALPGRQPGARKDFVED is encoded by the coding sequence ATGTCTGTACTGACCCTCCTCGCGGGCGTCCTGCTGCTGCTGCTGCTGCTGCGGGACGTCTACGTCACCGTGTTCGTGGCGCGGGGGCCTGCAGGACCCATCACGGGTCGCCTGTACGTGTACGCCTGGCAGCTCTGGCACCGATTGTTCGGGCACAGCACACCCGAAGCCAGGCGGCGGCTGTCTCATCTGGGTCCCCTGCTGGTGCCGCTCACCATTCTGATCTGGGCCTTCGTGCTGTGGTTGGGGTTCGCCTTGATCTTCCTGCCCTACGCGCGGCAATTTCAACTGGATGGTGCCGCGCCTTTTCCGGGTTGGTTCAATGCGTTGTACATCAGTGGGTACAGCATCACCACCTTGGGTATCGGTGACGTGACACCGACCGGTATGGCGCTGAGATTGGTTATGGTTCTGGCGGGCGCGACGGGTTTCATCCTGATTACGGTTGCGGTCACCTACCTCCTGTCCGTATCGGGAGCGCTGGGACGGATGACGTCCCTGTCCTTTGAGATTTACCGCTTTGTTGGCCGAGATGAAGGATATGGGCCGGTCAACGTCCTGATCGTCGCTGCGCGTACCCAGTCCCATGATGAACTGACAAACTGGTTGGGGAGTACCGCCTCGGCTCTGTCCCAAGTGGTGCAGTCGGAAGATGAATTTCCGCTGCTGCACTACTTTCATATGCCGAACGAGCGGGCCATGCCGCTCGCCCTCGCGGACCTGCTGGAAATCGTGACCCTCTGCCGAACCCTGCTGGACCCGGAGGTGTATCCCGTGGTGACGCAGGGACTGGTGAGCGCGGGAACGCAACGGATCGTCATGCGGTACTTCCACGCGCTTCGCCCTAAGTACGAACGCATTCAGGTGGAAGCTGGACGTGTCGAACAGGACCGGCAAAGGCGGTTCGAAGCGTCTTGGGCAGCGCTCGAAGCCGGTGGGGTCAGGCTGCGCACGAAAGGCGAAGCCTGGCAGCGGTACTGGGAGCTTCGGCAGGAGTGGGATACGCAGAGCGCAAGTTTGTGCCTGCAATTTGGCTACCCGTGCCTGGAGGACTGGCCCGCTCTCCCCGGACGTCAACCTGGAGCCCGGAAGGACTTCGTGGAGGATTGA
- a CDS encoding WGR domain-containing protein, whose translation MERIYLEYSDPNGAEHKFYEVSVSGAELTARYGRIGTDGQKQVKTFPTPQKAEAEALKKAAEKRRKGYADAVEGTTPKRGVMRRTITEGKATTKKSAPVLWRFQSGAMAFGVFVDADRAWVGNERGEVYGLTLEGEPDLKFKLPDGVKCLVRDGQWTFAGCDDGNVYDLSGKLPFVAYEVTAGAALLWLDIHKGMLGVSDSAGSVYAFDAESDQQWGNVDQKGSMGWMVRVDDQGVYYGHSKGVGMFDRTTGVSLWEKSTRGGVLFGWQEGASVYAGTTANLVQRFSKAGVHEADYACDGTILSCATSPKGEYVFAGDSSGALYCFAQDGTRLWKLGSGCGSALSMQYAQQRLYIVTSQGFLAAVDASEAAIQAAQQGVTPQVRDVKMAAALEVRAPQTALPVTAEAGGRVVLVCVRDGVKLRVQPVGGGFQAWNVQFPRDLREEGARYVVDGLLDAGGFYRVVGEIRRLSA comes from the coding sequence GTGGAACGCATTTACCTGGAATATTCTGACCCCAACGGCGCCGAGCACAAGTTCTACGAAGTGTCGGTGAGCGGTGCGGAACTCACCGCGCGGTACGGCCGGATCGGAACAGACGGGCAAAAGCAGGTCAAGACCTTCCCCACGCCCCAGAAGGCCGAGGCTGAAGCCCTGAAGAAAGCGGCCGAGAAGCGCCGCAAAGGGTATGCCGACGCGGTCGAGGGGACCACGCCCAAACGCGGCGTCATGCGCCGCACCATTACCGAGGGCAAAGCCACGACGAAGAAGAGCGCTCCGGTGTTGTGGCGTTTTCAGTCTGGCGCGATGGCCTTCGGGGTATTCGTGGACGCTGACCGCGCCTGGGTGGGAAATGAACGCGGGGAGGTGTATGGGCTGACCCTGGAGGGGGAGCCTGACCTCAAGTTCAAGCTTCCAGACGGTGTGAAATGCCTGGTACGCGACGGGCAGTGGACCTTCGCGGGGTGTGACGACGGCAACGTGTACGACCTGAGTGGCAAGCTGCCCTTCGTGGCCTATGAGGTGACCGCAGGCGCGGCGCTGCTGTGGCTCGACATTCACAAGGGCATGCTGGGCGTAAGTGACAGCGCGGGCAGCGTGTACGCCTTTGATGCTGAAAGTGACCAGCAGTGGGGCAACGTTGACCAGAAGGGCTCCATGGGGTGGATGGTCCGGGTGGATGACCAGGGCGTCTACTACGGCCACAGCAAGGGCGTGGGGATGTTCGACCGGACGACGGGTGTTTCCCTCTGGGAGAAGTCCACGCGGGGCGGCGTGCTGTTCGGCTGGCAGGAAGGCGCCTCGGTATACGCGGGCACCACCGCGAACCTGGTGCAGCGCTTCTCCAAGGCTGGCGTCCACGAAGCCGATTACGCGTGTGACGGGACCATCCTGTCGTGCGCGACCAGCCCCAAGGGCGAGTACGTGTTCGCCGGGGACAGTTCCGGTGCGCTGTACTGCTTCGCGCAGGACGGCACCCGCCTGTGGAAGCTCGGGAGCGGCTGCGGAAGTGCGCTGAGCATGCAGTACGCGCAGCAGCGGCTTTACATCGTCACCTCACAAGGCTTTCTGGCAGCGGTGGACGCCAGCGAGGCCGCCATTCAAGCGGCGCAGCAGGGCGTGACGCCGCAGGTCCGGGACGTCAAAATGGCCGCTGCGCTCGAAGTGCGCGCCCCGCAGACGGCCCTGCCCGTGACCGCGGAAGCGGGAGGGCGCGTCGTGCTGGTGTGCGTGCGGGACGGAGTCAAGCTCCGTGTTCAGCCCGTTGGAGGCGGCTTTCAGGCCTGGAACGTGCAGTTTCCGCGTGACCTGCGCGAAGAGGGTGCGCGCTACGTCGTGGACGGCCTGCTTGACGCCGGAGGTTTCTACCGGGTGGTCGGGGAGATTCGCCGTTTGAGCGCCTGA
- a CDS encoding LysM peptidoglycan-binding domain-containing C40 family peptidase, whose translation MNALRSLLTVLALCTPGASALTYTVKPGDTLSKIAVAHHTEPADLMRLNRLPSTTVKVGQRLNLGNVAAPTAWPRAQATGLSTSKGSAFVRTAASRFLGIRYALGGTGKGGIDCSAFTRQVFQQMGIQLPRTAAAQWNVGQAVNSRDLQAGDLVFFNTLGHGVSHVGVYVGGGMMANANSYQGRTVIEPMLSNAYWAARYLGARRVLS comes from the coding sequence ATGAATGCCTTGCGCTCCCTCCTGACTGTCCTCGCACTCTGTACTCCCGGTGCTTCCGCCCTCACCTACACCGTGAAACCTGGCGACACACTGTCTAAGATCGCGGTTGCCCATCATACCGAGCCGGCCGATTTAATGCGGCTTAACCGCCTGCCCAGTACGACCGTCAAAGTTGGGCAGCGTCTCAATCTCGGCAATGTCGCTGCCCCGACTGCTTGGCCGCGGGCGCAAGCAACGGGCTTATCCACATCCAAAGGAAGTGCTTTCGTTCGCACGGCTGCCTCCCGCTTCCTGGGCATCCGCTATGCTCTCGGCGGCACGGGCAAGGGTGGCATCGACTGCTCTGCCTTTACCCGGCAGGTGTTTCAACAGATGGGTATTCAGTTGCCGCGTACGGCCGCAGCCCAGTGGAACGTTGGGCAGGCCGTGAACAGCCGGGACCTGCAGGCGGGTGACCTGGTGTTTTTCAATACCCTGGGACATGGCGTCAGTCACGTTGGCGTGTATGTCGGCGGCGGCATGATGGCAAACGCCAACAGCTACCAGGGCCGCACCGTGATCGAACCGATGCTCAGCAATGCCTACTGGGCCGCCCGCTACCTCGGTGCACGCCGCGTCCTGAGTTGA
- a CDS encoding flavodoxin family protein, producing the protein MHHVLFLVASARQDGNTEQIARLTAQGLPEGTGTSWVRLRDYPLPPFEDQRHTTDVYPWPEGAAETLLDVTLAASDIAFVAPVYWYSVPTDLKRYLDEWSAWLRVPGLQFKEQMQDKHFWTIANSAGKPEHAQPMLESLRLCAHYFGARVMGELLGNGSKPGDALNDPAVSAAAQRFFRTHLPAAEAREG; encoded by the coding sequence ATGCACCACGTTCTGTTTCTCGTCGCGAGTGCTCGCCAGGATGGGAACACCGAGCAGATCGCCCGATTGACCGCTCAAGGCCTGCCTGAAGGGACCGGCACCTCCTGGGTTCGGCTCCGCGATTACCCCCTGCCGCCGTTCGAGGACCAGCGGCACACGACGGACGTCTATCCTTGGCCCGAGGGAGCGGCCGAAACGCTCCTGGACGTGACCCTGGCCGCGTCTGACATCGCCTTTGTGGCTCCGGTCTACTGGTACAGCGTGCCGACAGACCTGAAGCGGTACCTGGACGAGTGGAGTGCCTGGTTGCGTGTGCCTGGGTTGCAGTTCAAGGAGCAGATGCAGGACAAACACTTTTGGACCATTGCCAATAGCGCTGGGAAACCTGAGCACGCCCAGCCGATGCTCGAGTCTTTGCGCTTGTGCGCCCACTACTTTGGAGCGCGGGTCATGGGGGAACTGCTTGGAAATGGGAGTAAGCCGGGGGACGCGCTGAACGACCCTGCGGTCAGCGCGGCTGCCCAGCGGTTTTTTCGAACGCATCTGCCCGCAGCGGAGGCACGGGAAGGTTGA